Below is a window of Malus domestica chromosome 13, GDT2T_hap1 DNA.
TAACTTTATTATCTGTTTACAATAGCTATATATTGCTGACTAGATGACTAACTAACTCTTTCAACTATTACATCATCCAATCCTTTACAACTGTTTTGATGAGCTGGCAGAGATGAGTTGGCAGTGATATATTCAACAACTACCACCTTGAAGTCTGCCAGCCTGCCACCAAAACCTATTCATCAATTTGGCATCGGAACACCATCGTTGGCAAATTGTGGCCTGAATGGTCCTATGATTTTCCAGCAATCTTGTTAGTTTTATGTTCGTTTCTTGATGAGCCACCATGCCCCATCACCACCGAAAGGAATCCCTACACCCTAAGACGAAAAACCTCCGAAGTTTTAGATCATCGGACCACCCACGACGATGGATTGAAGGCGAGGTGGTTGTTTGCACTTGCGGCCTTACCGACGTTTATTTATGCCATTTTCTGGCCACTTCCAAAGGTTAATCCAGATATAAAGTGTCTTTCCTAAATCTCTTCTACTTATTGATATGAATTGTTGTTCGGTTTTAAAAATGGGTGTTCGCAATCGAAGTCACCATGACTGACGCTGCATGTGGCTGTGTGTGGGACCCATGTATTGCTAGGTTCCACCATAGGTCTTATTTTATTGTCCATCATCTAATCCTTGGTGGCCTAAATCCTTCTATTGGATGGTTATGTATATGAAATAGGATGCTCTAGGAGTTATTTGTGACTTgtggtatcgtttggtatgcatgCGGGACGGAACGtagagggagcaaagatgccctcggatggaaataaagaggaagaagaaggagacggagaggttataattttgtgttccacagatgtggaatgagtcgttccagggggtgaggcggaacgaaaattcacccaaaattcgttCCGTGGAATAGTACGTTTCACcggttttaggcgcaccaaacgtgggacggaacacttcgttccgtcccgtcccacgtaccaaacggtacctgtAGGAACTTGTGGAATAGGAATCCAATGTTTGGATATCTCGAATAGGAGATTCTAGGGTTTAACCCTATATTAGCCCAGTTTAACCGAGAGTTGACTTTTCGGTCAACATGCCCTAAATCTCTACATTAGATGTTCAACGACATGGACGACTTAGGTTTGTCAGATCTTGGACTTGACTTAGCTGTTTGACCCCTGGTAGTCATAGACCGTTTTTGTCCTTTTATACATTTGAGTTCTCGTAACTCGTACGGTGATTCTATAAACTCTAAGGTTGTCATATCTTGGTATTTAGAGGTTGATGGAGCTTAATTGGCTCATCTTGGTTGGCAATGGCATGATGTCCCATGAAAGGAACGCCTCCATTTACGTTCAAGTGGTACAAATATGACCCCATTTTTCGTGCCATGTTGATAGGTCATGTTTCACGTGTTAAATTCGATaggatttttaaaattattttgtctaCTCTATAGGTTTGGATGACGTTGCTTTAGTGTCTTGATTTGTGTACTAGTGTTGGCTAGTGTAGCAATTAGCTTGGACCTGAGTTGAGGGACAATTATGTTAATTTTTATAGTCTATTTTCCATACAAAATTCTCATGTGATTGAAGCCTTGACATAACAtagattttttaaatatttaatcgGAAAGTTTTTTAGCGATTATGTTTGTGAAATCCTACATGATATGTTGATGTATAAAATTGGGTTAGTTTTGAGTCCACGTAAAGTGTGGTGAAATGACTTCCCAAGGCCGCTTAGGTCAAGGGTAAACGGGCGAAGCAACATGCAAGGAAGGCAGAGTAAGTATTGAAGAGTACCAATGTGGTATTGGACCAAGAGCCTCTAATGCTTAAGTTAGCAAAATTTATTTTAGGCGTCACATGGACGAGTTTAGTGGTAATATAGGGTTGAACAATAAtaattaaagaaaactaatgaaaatggcttgaaaactttgagttttaatgataaggacaaaataaagggtaaagtgaatagtacaggattgactttttagtataaaaatgtggtttttcgttaaagtgaacagtaccgggtgcttttcattaaagttccctaataATTAACGATTACTTTTAGAAGGGAGTAGATGTTGGAGAGACTTTTCTGACTTGGCCAATGTGGGAGTAAATGTTATTAACGTGGTGTTTCCACTTGCTGCATTGTGATTCGTCTCAAATTTAGAGGAAAATCTTAATTGTATAAAATAACCAATGAGCAACTGCAACGTGTATCGTACCCCATTTGTTTTGAGGTGAATTCGTGTGATTTAGTTGGGATGCCTCAGCAAGAACCTTTCGGTGGGTTCATAATGCCTTGTTAAATGATTTCAAATGTAGTATGCTAGGTTGATGTAATATGTACATACATGATATATGATTTGAATGATATATGACTTTGACGATTGATAAAAGAAATATGAAATGCATCGTAGATATATGTCTGATGAGAGACTGAAAGACTCGTGGACGGTGGACTCTAACAAGAATCTTCATTGAGAGATCAGTAAATCCTTGAGTTTGCATCGCCACGGTATGCATGCACAGAAATGCATAGACGTAAATATATGTCGTGTACTAGTGTATGTGTAGGTATAGACCATAGCACTACAGGAATGAGAACCCAAGAGTCGCAAGGTATTAAGTAGGATAATCATACAGCTTTACAAAAACTagtaaagaaaagaagaggTAATGATGGGTATTCTGAGATGAGCAATCAACAAGGGGGGTGAAGTTACAGAGATGAGCAATCAAGTTTGGGAAATTGATGCTGTAAAACACGTACAATTTGACAATGTTACCTATTTCATGCACTGAAAGAATATGATCCAATAGAAATCAAGATACCTAGAAAAACCACCAATACAGAGCAGAATACAATCTAATGAGGGGTAGATTATAACCTTCTATTTGCAGGAACAGTAAAATATTTCGTATTTCAAATGAACTAATCTCCTACCCAATAGTGCAGCAGAACAAGTCAGCTCTTAAAAAGAGAAGCTCAAAACCCTTTTTTTCTATTCTGAAATAAGAGAGGGAATCTAACCAAAGTCCCTTCAGTTTGACATGAAAGGATTCAGTTGAGGAACCAAACAACAAGGTTGACCCCTTTGGTTTAGCCTGAATGCAGTACTAGGGTAGGATAACGCCATAAATCCAGAATAAGGGCCTTTGTCTTGGTCCACAAATTTGTAACAAATCAAACACTATAAAGGGTTTTAGTACTATCATGAATTTTTCAATGCCTCAAAACCATAGAGCAGTCTACTGTTTTCAACCTGATGCTGGGGATAAAAACTAGCGACCATTGCCATACATCCCTACATAAGCAAAATGCTATCTGCATAGCAAAGGAGAAATACTCAATGAAAGTACAACAATTTCTCGAAAAATAGCACGATAGAATCACACGCCAATGCGAGGTCTCAAATTGTTTACTTTATGAACCTGAACACAAATTAATCAAAGAAATACCAAACAGAAAAGGCAGACAATCAAATTGTACACGAAAGAGCAGGAGAGAGCAACCAAATTCGCAAAAGAAAGACTAACATTACACAAAACTAAGAAACCCAATATGAATCATAGACTTAAAATTGcaatcaaattggattattaggaAGCAGAAACCCCAATTGTATATATTCCATAAATCCAACAACAAAAGGCAAAATCCTCAGTGAAAAGTGCCCATTCGTCAGTTTAAGCCAGCATACATAAAATTCCTCAAATCAAAtaactaaaccctaaaacctccTACCCATAACCAGAACATGTAGATTCGACAAATAGGCACTGACCCATTAACCCATTAAAGACAATACCGAAAACCCATCACGGAATTTGAATGATCCGACCCGGATCAGATCAGACGGGACTGAGCAGCTGGGAAAGTTGCGGCTTGGGATCCGAGTTCATGCCGATGATGATGACCAGCGGAATGAAGCCGTAGTGGGTGACGACCTTGGCCTTCTTCATGGTCCACGTGCTCCACTCCTTCACGAACTGAGCCACCGAGCGCTCCTCCGAGCCCTTGGAGCCCTTCGCCGGAGTCTTGCCCTTGGTTTTCAGAGATATCTTCGACGCCATTGAAATTTTCTTCTGGAGCTCGTGTGAGTCTgcgctcctctctctctctccaaaccCTAATTATATTGATCCGCTTGTTTGGGGGTTGGGGCCCTAACAAGTGTCCAGACTCCACTTTGTGTGTGACGTGCATCACAGCCgtcgtttttttttctctctcacaaaagaaaaaaattaaatcatctAAGCGACTACCTATTATAAAACTCCATTTGTCAATCAAAActttataaaattatttttctaacCCTCTCATCAAagctaaacaaaattaaaagacaTGACAATTTAGTTATCGTTGTGGCATATATTTAACTGACAAGGGAGAGAGGGCCGGCGATACAAAgtgaaaagagagagatgtgtttgtaggatTATGTATAAGATGTGTTTTTCCCCTACacaatgcctttatttatagtaataaggaagGGAAaaaatccttctcctccaaggaatacaagtcctaataggaaggaataacttgaatcaaatctaatttaggatttacacaatcacacttaaataagaagtttataacacccccctttgagtgtgtaaatactcaagtagattcggCATCATGTAGAATTGAGGAAGTCAACTTGTCGGCACTGATTCTATGAACACGCTATTCTtaaataaggtaggaacttacATATGGAagtaagtctcacaaaaaacccaatgactatggtaaaacccgagtagggacaaaaccCATAggctaaggaaaaatgcgtgagaaatgcaaagtcaaatgaaacgtCTACGGAACGTCATTAGGGATATGATCAACctaaggtgggtgcctcgtcaaaacctcgttaggtatcAAAAACCTAGTaggaaaatgctcctaatcatatGGAAAAATAGtgcattaagatcaagcaagtatactttAGGAAACTCCccatgagtttgacataattccaaagagaactagcaGTGTTACAActtagaaagtttacgcatatatattccttgaacaagcttctaaaACGTCGtattcggtagtgatttggtgaagaggttgaCCAGATTGTCTTAtgaacggatttgcgtgacttcaatcttctgatgctcttgttgttgatgtgagaagaatAACTTCAgcacaatgtgcttggtgttgtctcctttgtgtaacccttcttgagctgttcgatgtaTGTCACGTTGTTTTCATAGATCGTCGTCGAGATGTCAATGACGGGGTAAAGATTGCATGAGCTTCGAATATAGCCCATAACTGTTCTCAGCCAGAAGCATTCCCAAGTTGTTTCATGTAGGGTGAGAATTCCAGCATGGTTAgatgaagtggcaactaaggtctgtttagttgacctctagGAGATTGTGATGcctctaacggtaaagacataacctgttTAAGAGCGctccttgtgcggatcagataagtatcctgtgttagcataaccaacaaggagAGACTTGACTCGAGATAAAGGGGTACGGCATCACTTGAGGATCCATtgggatagaataagcccaaatccgtggTACCCTTAACGTAATGGAAGATATCTTTAACACCAGTCCAGTGTTTGCGTCTTGGTGCATTATAGTattttgccaaaagattaacagtgaATGAGATGTCAAGTCTAGTGCATTGGGTTAAGTACAATAAAACGCCTATCACAgttagataaggaactttaggctccaaaatctcttcatcatcctcattcaGATGGAAgagatctcgttttgcatctagcgatcgaacgaccatatgagtactcgaaagattcgctttatcctcgttaaagtggcgcaacaccttctgggtgtagttcgattgatgaaCTAATATTCCATTCGAACGGTGCTCTATCTCAAGACCGAGACAATATTGAGTCTTTCCCATATCTTTTATCTCAAATTTTGACTTAAGGTGCGTGATAGTTCTCTCGAGCTCTCCAGGAGTTCCGATAAGGTTCATGTCATTAGCATAAACTGCAACTATCGCAAAactggaatgtgacttcttaatgaacacacaagggcatagttcgttgttcacatatccctgactagtcaagtATTtacttaaacggttataccacattcttcctgATTGCTTCAAACTGTAAAGTGAATGCCTCAGCTAAATTGaaagcgtgttccggggtttggaaatatttgatctaGTCAATGTAAGTTATTtgagaactttcatataaattttcgtatcaagatccccatagagatacgcagttactacgtccatcagctacATACTAAAtttttcgaaaactaccaaactgataaggtagcgaaaagtaatcacatccataatgatttaataagtttcgtcatagttaATCTTGAGGCATTATGAGAAGCCTTCCacaacaagacgagctttgtaacgcacaagttcgttcttctcattacactTCTGAACGAAAACCCATTTGTAGCCAacaagcttcacatgtggaggagtatgagctacaggtccaaacaccttatgtttcgcaagcgaatcaagttcgacttggattgcttgtttccagtttgaccaatcagttctacgttaaCATTCATCAACGAAACGGTGTTCAATGTCATTGCTCAACATGATCTTAGTAGCTACTACATATGCTAATGCATCTTCgataatcatctcatttctacaacaaacatcatccaagctagcataatggactaaatctcacgattcttggGAGGTGGATTCATCTTTTCAAGGACGCTTCTGTAATCTAGAATgtcctcatgagttggatacATTGAGTAGGCGACAGTCGGATTTATGGTAGGGTCTTCAAGGGCCTATGTCATGGGTTTCCTCTTCTAGGGGTGtgaattctttgaaccatgTGGTTTACCACGCTTATGTttggggcagatgattggctagccattAATGTACATGGATCGACCAAAGTGGCGTCCCAGGCCTCTGGGAGGGAAGTCCAtcatacatttggtacatccatctttgtaaGCACAtttgcagctggaatatgtgatcttgtcatcCGCGCTAGATAGGTGAAAGCaactggcatgctctgagctacactctgaagatctaatatgcgtTACACTTCAGTTTTGAACTGaacggtgcggggatctaaatgaggcAAAGTGGGAGTCATCCACGATAATTCACGTCATTCTTCAGGAATGTTGACGAtcttatctccccttaatgacgggaagactgtctcatagaagtgacaattcaCAAGATGAGTGGTAAACAGATCgcttgtcaaaggttctaaataACGAAtaattgaaggagaatcatatccgacataaattcaTACCCTTTGTTGAGGCCTCATTTTTGTACATAAAGGCGGTGAAATCGGCAtgtagaccgcacaaccaaaaatgtGTAGATgagatatgtcgggttcgtatcCAGTAACCAACTAAAAGACGTTATATGATTGGGTTGCAAGAGGCCTCAGGCGAACCAACatggctgcgtgcaatattgcatggcccccaagcagcgatcaggagcttggtacgtatgaccaacgatcgagtaatcatttgtaagcgcttaatgaatGCCTTTGCCAAgccgttttgggtgtgaacatggggtactggatgttcaacttcaaccccaactgatatgtaatagtcatcaaaagttttagatgtgaattctccagcattatccaatcgaatagattcgatcggataatcagggtattgagccctgagcttgataacctgagccaacaatttggagaatgcagcgttcattgtggacaacaagcacacgtgtgactaACGTATGGaggcgtcaaccaaaaccataaaatatctaaatggtcaatagggagggtgaatcggtccacaaatgtccccatgaatcctttgtagaaaacTATAAGGATTCTaatgaatcttgtcataagaatgCTTAATAATAAGTTTTCCTATAAAGTaggtttgacatgcgattccttgaaTCTAACTTAAACTTCGTGTTAGTGGATGcccatgtgatgatttgaggatacgtcACATCGCTGTTTGTCCAGGGTGTCCCAAACTATCATGCCAAGGTGTAATTTCATGCGTGGTCccagggccggccacatagtggctttCTATAGGGCGTATAGTTGTAGTATACAAACCACTTGGAATATGCTCCATCTTCTCTGGAATACGTTTCTGGCCATATTTgtaggaagttatgcacagaaattcaactccattttctacataggtttcagcgtggtaattattATCCCTTATGTCCTTGAAACTCAGCAACGTCCAGAACACGAAGAGTAAAGTGCCTCAACAaaggtcaagattgtaccattagacaacattatacATGGTTTAACATATCTTTCGattaggttggatgggcctgagagggttgtcagatgtgtcattcttaggtatgaagttagtgaaatagatgtgtTCACGCAAAACGGTGTgcatggttgcactatctgccaggcaactaactttcccactagtcatacctagaaataaaaattaatttgaattggtgacatgcataaaagttctaaaaataaaTATCCATTGAAAATAATTCAAGTATTCAAgggtagtaattaattaaaaacttaatatccaaaaacaaatcaccaacaaataatccaaacataaaggaaaatttttcaaaattaaacccaaaaacaagGGGGGTTAGGCCACAtagtggaattcggccccattaTTTCGAAATACAACTGAAAAtagtttatgtctaagattctaatcttccataaggGTAACAACCTCTTGAAAGTTAGAAACCTCCATTTTGGTACTCTCCGGTTCATCAACTTGCACaatgtttgattcaaacttcttatgaCGAAAATGTTATTCAGCTACAACCTTCTGGGGAGCTCGGCTAACATAGGACCAAGGGTCATTTGAACCATAGGAATAGCACATGTCTACATCCATGGTTTCCAGTGctttacccttattcttgaagtttggggctttGGGAGTGAGGTTAGGGCGCTTCTGGGCTCGGTTTCCTCCCTTAGGTGGGCCTTGGCTCTATTGACCTTGATGGGGTAGCTTCTGGCCACCCCTACCACGCCTATGTTGACGTTTTGGGCATTGGTTTGTGTTATAATGTTCTTTAGGTACATCAGTCGCCCTAGTAGgttgagcttgatgatttttcatcaacaacTGATTTTACTTTTTAGCgataagtaaaacagagatcaaatccaaaaacttGGTGAACTTTTGAGCCCTAAATTGTTGCTGCATGACAATATTAATGgcagagaaggtcgaataggtattTTCTAAAAGATCTTCTTCGGTCAAGTTCTCGTTACAGACCTTGATAAGTGATCAGATTctataaacttcataattatattcattcacagacataaagtcttggaagtgcagatgctgccagtcatgtcttgtgatgcgaaatagataagcacacaaattaaaccctatttttatCAACTGTAGTAaataatgtaagtagggatcgttctaggccggggattagaagggattgctaaatcacttgaagactgactcaaaaacgtaaaaacaaagtttaaaacactaaactagactcaaagaatgcaaaactaaactctaaaacactaaaacaaaccaaaaaactcaaaacagcacataaacactcaaaactgccttaaaacacaatctgggcagttttgaacaccaaacacaaatttggacgaaaataggttagaacttgactcaagacacttaaaaacacaacctaaattgatttctaactaatctaacacttcaaaataaagggggatttgattttgacgaaattgaaaacaaaacacactttgtaaactaaaacagattttaaaacgaatttgattaaagtgaatggattgaaagctagctaaggggttcttctccacacatgtcacacttgcatacaaaacgatttccaattgcttttcaatagattatgaatcCTCAATGCCCCatattaaccgtgaattgcactaattaaccctctgattttcctaaagttattgaattggatgattgcatacaacaacccaaagcattccccacaagttccctacatgaattgcataatagagatacaagcaagaatcattaagctctatgaaaaccataagcattgatgaggcacttgttactatgaattgcatgaaacttatgccaagaatttacttaacacgattgtgatcaacaacctttacataaagattaggtgaaactcccttatatcctagcattagatttatgcatgaaaattaagcgtgcattctcaaccaacacacacaaatcagttttaattcatatcgataagcaaattgaattcacaacttatgaaacacaattagaagtaatcaaatcatatagcaagcataaaacatggttttgaatcccccctagACAAGGGGGGTTTaagttctcatactcacaaaacaaagataaacaaatttagacattgaaatccaaagaaagagaacacctagacactccaacttggacagcaggtgcatccacgatttcctccttcctccttgctgcggcacaaaacTTGGGGATAGGTTttggggttatgaatggtgtagaatggatgggggatagtgtggtggtgtttaggatggattgGTGGTGTGGCAAGGGGTGGTTTTTGGCAGGAATTATGGAGAATGGTGATGGAAGGCTGCGGCAGAGAAGGGGGTtaggtttctggcgtgaatgatgaTTTATGGGAGGTGGTAGTTCAGCCAAGGGgtgaataaaaatatatataggcacataaaaccctagggaaatcagatatggacttgcaAAATCCAAATCCACAAAGAAAAAGGCTTAAACAATCAGAATCCTCAAGGGAAAAGGCCAAGAAGGTGCGGCAATGATAAGGAGgaaaggataaggcttctagaaagccttgcaaggtaAGAAAATAGGTCTCCTTGCTGAAATTGGTGCGGCACCTATGGAAAAATATTCTagaacctttctttgtgtccaAAAATGCCTAGGAAACCTTCAAAATCTCTGGAACTTAAGGCCatctaggtttaggaaagatcaacccaaaataggaaactttaggcttaactttcctacttcaagtaggaaaccttgtttgagtaggaatcctcattcttctaggaatccatctttgacTAGAACTCCTCCGTTCTTGTCCATTCCTTTCGTTCCAAGCACATGATATCCATTGCAAGCTCAATCTTGCTccaaaaaggctccaaattgcatcgtTTTGCATACTTTtcccttaaaatctgaaaacacatgaaactagcttaaaagactactttaactaagaaaacacaacgtaaatgcacaagaacaagctcactaagtcgcataaatatgctcctatcatcttgcttcaggcaaaaaggtgtcattttggtgatcaaagtGATCAGCCAATGCAACCCAAAGTACTCGTGGTACTTCCTCAGAAAGGTACTCGGTTTGCATTGCATCATGAatgtgtcttcggatgaagagcATGGCAGTGGCTTTCTCAGCTTCGCCAACCGGGTTGTCCgtctcatcttcaatggcgGGATGCAAATTCTTTGcggtgaggtggagcttcacgtcTTGCAACCTCTTGAGGTAGTTTCTTCTAGAGACCTctaaaacaatgaaattgagtttgttcaaattcgacatgttcctatcacaaaataaatggacaagatgtggttagtgtaatggagaaaaaatcaatccattcatatAGGAGTAGACCATTCAGGTTCacatagacatgtattggtttaaattttcatgaaaaaaacttcgggttttcatagGTGATGTTTTCaaagaaaacttcaggttttcaaacaagacatgtttctagaaacttcaggttttgaaATAATTATTATCTTTAGGTTCATATTTTCCTGttggcaaacacaaatatatatacagaaatatgcaacaataaaatatgcaaatagattTGTAGgtctaaaattataattgaattaattatttggacttcgggtcAAAATTAAATTGCgggtgaaaaattataaaacccaaattgtctatgaaaaaaagaaaagaaaacctcGGGGTCCAAAATATGGACCAAAGTCCACGGGTAGGCTTATCAAATTTGTGTCGTGAGGTCCAGGCCCagaaattgggctagaatgggTTGATCAGGCCAAGGGGGACTTCAGCCCCAATATTCCAGAGGCCCAGATGGGCGTGGATCAAGTGGGACGCGTTGCAGTGCATTGATTCTCTAGCAGAGAGCTGGGATTGGGTGCAGTGTCATGCACGGGGCCACTGAAGCCACATAGGCTGGTGTCTCGAGTGGGCTGAAGGGAGGAGTTGATATGGGCTGCAGCATACAAGCCCCAAAAAACCAATGTTGGGTTTTAGGTTAGGTCGAGAAGAGCTAAAGCCCATATGGGCTTGGTTTTGGACCAGAAACATCCTAGCCGTATGTTGGGTGCGCTCGCCGGACCTGTCGCTTATGGCGACGGTCTTGAGGCCATGGTTCACCGTAGAACCTTTTCCCGGTGATAAACAGTGAAATCTCAAAGCCAACAATCTAAGAAACCTTCGGGTTCGAGTTAGGGTTTTCGAACTCCGATGAGATTACGAAGAATCTCGACCACGATTATGATATCAACGACTTCAGGTCGTCGAGAATTGCAACCGTGGAGGCTGGGTATGGCTGGAGGCCATGCTTTTGTCAAAAATCAGTGGTGACGTTGATGATGGCATTGGGTTATAGGTTATGGGGCGTGGAGTTGCTGGCTCGACTCTAGTGGGCCAGGCTGCTGGCCTAGCATGCTGGGCTTAGCGGCCCGACAGTCGCAGCTCACTCGGTGAAGAGGTTtgaaagaaaccctaatctatattttattaattttttttcaatttctagattaattcaatgcatattTAATCAAATAATTTTAATGCATggacatatatttgatg
It encodes the following:
- the LOC103453637 gene encoding mitochondrial import receptor subunit TOM7-1, which produces MASKISLKTKGKTPAKGSKGSEERSVAQFVKEWSTWTMKKAKVVTHYGFIPLVIIIGMNSDPKPQLSQLLSPV